In Psychrobacter ciconiae, the following are encoded in one genomic region:
- a CDS encoding DEAD/DEAH box helicase, with product MTDLINQDQTQDQFKITFADLNIAKPILSALEHVGYQHPTPIQEQAIPFALAGRDLLLSAQTGSGKTAAFVIPTLDKLSRSTTFNKVTKALILTPTRELAQQVHDSVRLYSKDMRGLFCVPLVGGAPYNGQITALRKGVQVIVATPGRLLDHINAGRVDLSSLEVLVLDEADRMLDMGFADDINDILKAAPNERQTIMCSATWDGPVGKIAASFTKNPERVSIKVESAHIDESVYYCDDFDHKNKILDKVICQPDIDQVIIFAATKRSTEKLAQSLIDDGHKANFLHGDLPQGKRNRIVKDVRNGKCKVLVATDVAARGLDIPALSHVINYDLPRQTEDYVHRIGRCGRAGRTGVAVNLCSHDDRPQLIAINRYLDRKMEEAVIEGMEPKKAYVPKDNKGRGKNRGRGRSSGGGFGQGRGRSSQPRRFEGKSEGSQDRQDRPQNRRERFGDDSAKKPFDGAKRPNRFGKKPYQGSSQGKSESGFDRSDRPRGDRAASPSQRDRSERPNRGSSDNRRDGSGAPNRQSRRAPKPAGMYRSKRTS from the coding sequence ATGACAGACCTTATCAATCAAGACCAAACCCAAGACCAATTTAAAATCACCTTTGCTGATCTGAATATCGCCAAGCCAATTTTAAGCGCGCTTGAGCACGTCGGTTACCAACACCCAACTCCTATTCAAGAGCAAGCCATTCCTTTTGCCTTAGCAGGGCGTGACTTATTGTTATCAGCGCAAACCGGAAGTGGCAAAACTGCTGCGTTTGTGATTCCAACGCTTGATAAATTAAGCCGTTCAACGACTTTTAACAAAGTCACCAAGGCGCTTATTTTAACCCCAACTCGCGAGCTTGCTCAGCAGGTTCATGACAGCGTTCGCCTTTACTCTAAAGACATGCGCGGGCTATTTTGTGTGCCGCTGGTTGGTGGCGCGCCTTATAATGGTCAAATCACCGCCCTTCGAAAAGGCGTTCAGGTGATTGTGGCAACGCCTGGTCGTCTTTTGGATCATATTAACGCCGGTCGCGTTGACTTATCAAGCCTTGAAGTATTGGTTCTTGATGAAGCGGACCGCATGCTTGATATGGGCTTTGCTGATGACATTAATGACATTTTAAAAGCCGCACCAAATGAGCGTCAAACGATCATGTGTTCTGCGACTTGGGATGGTCCTGTCGGCAAAATCGCCGCAAGCTTTACCAAAAATCCTGAGCGCGTTTCAATCAAAGTTGAATCGGCGCACATTGATGAGTCGGTATATTACTGTGATGACTTTGATCATAAAAACAAAATCTTAGACAAAGTGATTTGTCAGCCAGATATCGACCAAGTGATCATCTTTGCGGCGACCAAGCGTAGCACTGAAAAGCTTGCGCAATCGCTTATCGATGACGGTCATAAAGCCAATTTTTTACATGGTGATCTACCACAAGGCAAGCGTAACCGCATCGTCAAAGACGTTCGCAATGGTAAGTGTAAAGTATTGGTTGCCACCGACGTTGCTGCTCGTGGTCTTGACATTCCGGCACTCTCGCACGTCATCAACTACGATTTGCCGCGCCAAACTGAAGATTACGTTCACCGTATCGGTCGCTGTGGTCGTGCAGGGCGTACGGGCGTTGCCGTCAACCTTTGCAGTCATGATGACCGCCCGCAATTGATCGCCATCAATCGCTACCTTGACCGCAAAATGGAAGAGGCAGTGATTGAGGGAATGGAGCCGAAAAAAGCGTACGTTCCAAAAGACAATAAAGGTCGCGGTAAAAACCGTGGTCGCGGTCGCTCAAGTGGCGGCGGCTTTGGTCAAGGTCGTGGTCGTTCAAGCCAGCCTCGTCGTTTTGAAGGAAAGTCAGAAGGCAGTCAAGATCGCCAAGACCGACCACAAAACCGCCGTGAGCGCTTTGGCGATGACAGTGCCAAAAAGCCATTTGATGGCGCAAAAAGACCCAACCGTTTTGGCAAAAAGCCCTATCAAGGCAGCAGCCAAGGCAAAAGCGAGTCAGGTTTTGATAGATCAGACAGACCTCGTGGGGATCGTGCGGCAAGCCCAAGTCAGCGCGACCGCTCAGAGCGTCCAAATCGCGGAAGCAGTGACAACCGCCGTGATGGCTCAGGCGCCCCGAACCGTCAAAGCCGCCGCGCCCCAAAACCGGCTGGCATGTACCGCAGTAAGCGCACCTCTTAA
- a CDS encoding DUF1176 domain-containing protein — MTKKLHMLAPLLLAFGTITAANSSLAAPSVEFSNQDWQVVCDNTRTCRLAGYQEESNSDFPVSVLLIRKAGANAGVIGKVKIGGGKQSSSKALMQLGNRHNISLVVNGEDLGVTKPFSSSSGDADLTQKQVETLINALAGDSKIEVVFRNTRWQLSDKGARAVMLKADEAQGRVGTPSAFIKGNSRPNSSVLPPKAAPQLRWVEPTKNVRHKKFSMKASQLKALIQGSMKDWRDSCPNIDDDTSWQVNRLSGSQLLVRHSCWVGAYNAGSGAWVINDKPPHRPVLVTTSATDYSNGKIKAVQKGRGIGDCLNQEEWIWTGRQFAKSHDSTTGLCRLIEAGGAWQLPRFVSEVKIS, encoded by the coding sequence ATGACTAAAAAACTGCATATGTTGGCGCCTTTACTGTTGGCTTTTGGGACGATAACCGCGGCAAACTCAAGCTTGGCTGCCCCTTCGGTTGAGTTTTCGAATCAAGATTGGCAGGTGGTTTGTGACAATACGCGAACGTGCCGGCTTGCAGGCTACCAAGAGGAAAGCAATAGTGATTTTCCGGTATCAGTGCTGCTGATTCGTAAGGCGGGGGCTAACGCTGGGGTGATTGGTAAAGTAAAGATTGGTGGCGGCAAGCAAAGCTCTTCAAAAGCGCTGATGCAGCTTGGCAATCGTCACAATATCTCGCTGGTGGTTAATGGCGAAGATTTAGGGGTGACCAAGCCATTTTCAAGCAGCTCAGGCGATGCTGATTTAACCCAAAAACAGGTTGAGACGCTGATTAATGCGCTGGCAGGCGACAGTAAAATTGAAGTCGTATTTCGTAACACGCGTTGGCAATTGTCTGATAAAGGCGCAAGAGCGGTGATGCTCAAAGCCGATGAAGCCCAAGGTCGAGTAGGAACGCCAAGTGCCTTTATTAAAGGCAATAGTCGCCCCAACTCAAGCGTGCTGCCCCCGAAGGCGGCGCCGCAGTTACGCTGGGTTGAGCCCACCAAAAACGTTCGCCATAAAAAGTTTAGTATGAAGGCGTCACAGCTAAAAGCACTTATTCAAGGCAGCATGAAAGACTGGAGGGACAGCTGCCCAAATATCGATGATGACACCTCATGGCAAGTCAATAGGCTCAGCGGCTCCCAGCTTTTGGTTCGCCACAGCTGCTGGGTGGGCGCTTATAACGCCGGCTCAGGGGCTTGGGTGATTAATGATAAGCCGCCGCACAGACCGGTCTTAGTGACGACATCGGCGACTGATTACAGCAATGGCAAAATCAAAGCCGTTCAAAAAGGTCGCGGTATTGGCGATTGTTTAAATCAAGAAGAGTGGATTTGGACAGGTCGACAATTTGCGAAAAGCCATGACAGCACGACTGGACTTTGCCGATTGATTGAGGCGGGCGGGGCATGGCAGCTGCCAAGGTTTGTCTCGGAAGTTAAAATCAGCTGA
- the yghU gene encoding glutathione-dependent disulfide-bond oxidoreductase — translation MSHNNQNTDHQDNQKPYTPPKVWVNDKDNGGKFSSINRPTAGARHEQTLPKGTAPFQLYSLNTPNGVKVNILLEELKEAGIQGADYDAYQIDISKGDQFGSGFVEINPNSKIPALVDYSDPKNPIKIFESGAILLYLAEKFDKFVPSAAGQDRANCLSWVMWQMGAAPFLGGGFGHFYAYAPEKLEYPINRYTMEAKRQLDVLDIHLKNNEYMCGDGESSYTIADIIIWAWYGQLVLGKLYDAGEFLQVDDYNNVKRWAQSIANRPAVKRGLSLELTPISE, via the coding sequence ATGAGCCATAACAATCAAAACACTGACCATCAAGACAATCAAAAACCTTATACCCCGCCCAAAGTTTGGGTCAATGACAAAGATAATGGCGGCAAGTTTTCAAGCATCAATCGCCCAACGGCAGGCGCGCGCCATGAGCAAACGCTTCCTAAGGGCACAGCGCCGTTTCAGCTGTACTCACTCAACACGCCAAATGGGGTGAAAGTCAATATTTTGCTTGAAGAATTAAAAGAAGCCGGCATTCAAGGCGCAGACTATGACGCTTACCAAATCGACATCTCAAAAGGGGACCAGTTTGGCTCAGGGTTTGTTGAGATTAACCCAAACTCAAAAATCCCTGCGCTTGTGGACTATTCTGATCCAAAAAACCCGATAAAAATCTTTGAATCCGGCGCAATTTTATTATACTTGGCAGAAAAATTTGATAAGTTTGTGCCAAGTGCTGCCGGTCAAGACCGCGCCAACTGCTTGTCTTGGGTGATGTGGCAAATGGGCGCGGCGCCATTTTTAGGTGGCGGCTTTGGACATTTTTATGCTTATGCCCCTGAAAAGCTTGAATACCCCATCAATCGCTACACCATGGAAGCCAAACGCCAGTTAGATGTGCTTGACATTCATCTGAAAAATAATGAATATATGTGCGGTGATGGCGAGAGCAGCTACACCATTGCTGACATCATCATTTGGGCATGGTATGGTCAACTGGTGCTTGGCAAACTTTACGATGCCGGAGAGTTTTTACAAGTAGATGACTATAACAACGTCAAACGCTGGGCGCAAAGCATTGCCAATCGCCCTGCCGTAAAACGTGGTCTTAGTCTTGAGTTAACGCCCATCAGTGAATAA
- a CDS encoding DHA2 family efflux MFS transporter permease subunit, producing the protein MTTLSRAQHKYLPYVLAVALFMQILDATILNTALPKMAEALGESPLNMQWAVISYALTLAIFIPISGYLADKLGTRKVFLSAVVIFCVGSLLCALSPNLNLLIAARVVQAIGGAMMTPVARLILVKSYPRNKLLTVMNFAVIPALIAPLVGPLLGGYLVELASWHWIFLINIPMGLLGLVLGFKLIPDLFEATQNLDWQGFLLFALAACGLTLAVEFGSQTGRGTLGLILGAISIILLLIYVRYAKNKAAPLFPLSLFGIRTFAIGITGNLLTRLGISAVPFLLPLLLQVVFGFSPSKAGWLLAPIAVGAMGIKPLVSKIIQRFSYRNVLVVNTLLLGVLIIILAQFNNPEHWPWFVPILVLMGACNSMQFSAMNTITIGDLKGTQTSSGNSLMAVNQQLAISFGIAFGAAMLNLLRERFMLDTLTAFQTTYWVLGGITILSGLYFLRLNPEDGRGMY; encoded by the coding sequence ATGACCACTTTAAGCCGCGCTCAGCATAAATATTTGCCTTACGTTTTAGCCGTGGCGCTGTTTATGCAGATTTTGGATGCCACCATTTTAAATACCGCGCTGCCAAAAATGGCAGAAGCGCTTGGTGAGTCGCCGCTGAACATGCAGTGGGCGGTCATCAGCTACGCCTTAACGCTGGCGATTTTTATCCCGATTAGCGGTTATCTGGCGGACAAACTTGGTACGCGAAAGGTGTTTTTAAGCGCGGTGGTGATTTTTTGTGTGGGCTCCCTGCTTTGTGCCCTATCGCCCAATCTGAACTTACTCATTGCCGCGCGCGTCGTTCAAGCGATAGGCGGTGCGATGATGACGCCGGTGGCTAGGCTTATTTTGGTGAAGTCCTACCCAAGAAACAAGCTGTTAACCGTGATGAACTTTGCGGTGATTCCGGCGCTGATTGCACCGCTTGTCGGACCTCTGCTTGGCGGCTATTTGGTTGAGCTTGCCAGCTGGCATTGGATTTTTTTAATCAATATCCCTATGGGGCTTTTGGGGCTGGTTTTGGGATTTAAATTGATTCCTGATTTGTTTGAGGCAACCCAAAATCTTGACTGGCAAGGGTTTTTATTGTTTGCCTTAGCGGCTTGCGGGCTGACTTTGGCGGTGGAGTTTGGCTCGCAAACGGGTCGCGGAACGCTTGGGCTGATATTGGGCGCAATTTCCATTATTTTACTTTTAATTTATGTTCGCTATGCCAAAAATAAAGCCGCGCCGCTGTTTCCTTTAAGCCTATTTGGCATTCGCACCTTTGCCATTGGCATCACGGGCAATTTATTGACAAGGCTTGGTATTAGCGCGGTGCCGTTTTTATTGCCATTGCTGCTGCAAGTGGTGTTTGGCTTTTCGCCCTCAAAAGCCGGCTGGCTTCTTGCCCCTATCGCCGTGGGCGCGATGGGGATTAAGCCTTTGGTCAGTAAAATCATTCAGCGCTTTAGTTACCGCAATGTTTTGGTGGTGAACACGCTTTTGCTTGGGGTTTTGATTATTATTTTGGCACAATTTAACAACCCCGAGCACTGGCCGTGGTTTGTTCCTATTTTGGTGCTGATGGGCGCTTGCAACTCCATGCAGTTTAGCGCGATGAATACCATCACCATCGGCGACCTAAAAGGCACCCAAACCAGCAGCGGCAACAGTTTGATGGCGGTCAATCAGCAGCTAGCCATCAGCTTTGGCATTGCTTTTGGCGCGGCGATGCTTAACCTGCTTCGCGAGCGCTTCATGCTTGATACGCTCACCGCCTTTCAAACCACCTACTGGGTGCTTGGCGGCATCACCATCTTATCAGGGCTGTACTTTTTAAGGCTCAATCCTGAAGATGGTCGCGGTATGTATTAA
- the bfr gene encoding bacterioferritin: MKGDKAVIMALNKVLGQSLIAINQYFLHARMARHWGLQVLNDNFYHQSIKEMKWSDDLIERVLLLEGLPNLQDLGKLYIGEDVPEVLDCNLRLERQKLGIITDAIATCEAHQDYVSRKLLVRLKDGNEEYEDWTETQLYLIDEIGAQNYIQSQMGDAPSA, encoded by the coding sequence ATGAAAGGTGATAAAGCGGTCATCATGGCACTAAATAAAGTGCTTGGTCAGTCATTGATTGCCATCAATCAGTATTTTTTACATGCCAGAATGGCGCGGCACTGGGGGCTTCAAGTCCTCAATGATAATTTTTATCATCAGTCCATCAAAGAGATGAAATGGTCGGATGACTTGATTGAGCGGGTGCTGCTGCTTGAAGGTCTGCCTAATTTGCAAGATTTGGGCAAGCTATATATTGGTGAGGATGTTCCAGAGGTGCTAGATTGCAACTTGCGCCTTGAGCGGCAAAAGCTTGGCATTATCACCGATGCCATCGCCACTTGCGAGGCGCACCAAGACTATGTGTCGCGAAAGCTGCTGGTTCGCCTAAAAGATGGCAATGAAGAGTATGAGGACTGGACGGAAACCCAGCTTTATTTAATTGATGAGATTGGCGCTCAAAACTACATCCAATCGCAGATGGGCGATGCGCCAAGCGCTTAA
- the bfr gene encoding bacterioferritin, whose amino-acid sequence MIGSPKVIDYLNFLLGGELAARDQYFIHSEMYAEWEFGKLYERIHHEMQDETLHAQQIIRRILMLGGTPNMKVDDIHIGKTVPEMLKFDLDLEYEVQGHLKKGIAICEEERDYVTREMLVLQLEDTEEDHAHWLEQQLRLIDMVGIKNYLQSQIKEVPAEVTQ is encoded by the coding sequence ATGATTGGCAGCCCAAAGGTTATTGACTACCTTAATTTTTTACTTGGCGGCGAGCTTGCTGCCCGTGACCAGTATTTTATTCACTCTGAAATGTACGCCGAATGGGAATTTGGCAAGCTTTATGAGCGCATTCACCATGAAATGCAAGATGAAACCTTGCACGCTCAGCAAATCATCCGCCGAATTTTGATGCTTGGTGGTACGCCTAACATGAAAGTTGATGACATTCATATTGGCAAAACCGTTCCTGAGATGCTCAAGTTTGATTTAGACCTTGAATACGAGGTGCAAGGGCATCTGAAAAAAGGCATCGCCATTTGCGAAGAAGAGCGCGATTACGTGACCCGCGAAATGCTGGTGCTGCAGCTTGAGGATACTGAAGAAGACCACGCGCATTGGCTTGAGCAGCAGCTGCGCTTGATTGATATGGTGGGAATTAAAAACTACTTACAAAGTCAAATCAAAGAAGTTCCGGCAGAGGTGACCCAATAG
- a CDS encoding (2Fe-2S)-binding protein: MYVCICNDVKEKQIKAAIASGIDTMNGLKDTLDVATCCGCCEPMVNDYLTEHHAKLEGLAYAV; the protein is encoded by the coding sequence ATGTACGTTTGTATCTGCAATGATGTGAAAGAAAAACAAATCAAAGCGGCGATTGCCTCAGGAATCGACACCATGAACGGCTTAAAAGACACCCTTGATGTCGCCACTTGCTGCGGCTGCTGTGAGCCGATGGTCAATGATTACTTGACCGAGCACCATGCCAAGCTTGAAGGGCTAGCTTACGCAGTTTAG
- a CDS encoding ArsR/SmtB family transcription factor, protein MSEVVNIQPIELFKVLSDPTRLKLFQILFQKEARCVCELVEMLDQPQPTVSRHLNHLKKLGILSAVRDGTWMWYQVADDLPAWCEQILQTTYQTLNCQGSMTSG, encoded by the coding sequence ATGTCCGAAGTTGTTAACATCCAGCCCATTGAGCTGTTTAAGGTGCTCTCAGACCCGACCCGATTAAAGCTGTTTCAAATTTTATTCCAAAAAGAAGCGCGCTGCGTTTGTGAGCTGGTTGAAATGCTCGACCAGCCGCAGCCGACAGTGTCGCGGCATCTTAACCATCTTAAAAAACTGGGGATTTTAAGCGCTGTCCGTGATGGCACGTGGATGTGGTATCAGGTTGCCGATGATTTGCCCGCGTGGTGTGAGCAGATTTTGCAGACGACATATCAGACGCTCAACTGCCAAGGCTCGATGACCTCGGGCTGA
- the cysG gene encoding siroheme synthase CysG, which translates to MNTFPLFFKLENQPVVIIGGGEVALRKADLLSRAQANITIVAPSICDELTELLSADRHQFIYGSYHADHLTGARIVIAATDDGALNEQIYHDARARNIPINVVDTPPLCDFIFPAIVDRSPIVIGISSNGKAPVLARLLRARLETLIPQGYGKLAGLAGEFRDEVKAKIPTLNGRRKFWERAFEGKVSELVFAGDEKKAANMLKAALDDPKPQEMTQNTGEVYIVGAGPGDPELLTFKALRLMQQADIVFYDALVSPEVLDLCRRDADKVYVGKKRSNHAVAQLGINELLIQHAQNGRRVVRLKGGDPFIFGRGGEEIEALRAHNIPYQVVPGITAANAAASYAGIPLTHRDHAQSVRFVTGYLKAGEPNGNFESLLNTDETVVFYMGLHSLERLTTGLIDAGRAAHTPIAIVSNASQPNQQVLTGTLDNIVQKQAEACLPTPALLIMGDVVALHHDLAWYNQSGAADDSGNWLRGGRANVDASRKKDTQAHALAMIANQSAQEDIESLVIG; encoded by the coding sequence ATGAACACCTTTCCCCTTTTTTTTAAACTTGAAAACCAACCCGTGGTGATTATCGGTGGCGGTGAGGTGGCACTGCGAAAAGCAGATTTGCTCAGCCGCGCTCAGGCGAATATCACCATCGTTGCCCCAAGCATTTGTGATGAGCTGACCGAGCTGTTAAGCGCTGACCGGCACCAGTTTATTTACGGCTCTTATCACGCCGATCATCTAACAGGGGCGCGAATTGTCATTGCGGCAACCGATGATGGGGCGCTTAATGAGCAAATTTATCACGATGCGCGCGCACGTAATATTCCGATCAATGTGGTGGACACGCCGCCTCTTTGTGATTTTATTTTCCCTGCCATTGTTGATCGTAGCCCGATTGTGATTGGCATCTCCTCGAACGGCAAAGCGCCGGTGCTCGCCCGCCTGCTTCGCGCGCGCCTTGAGACCTTAATCCCGCAGGGCTACGGCAAGCTTGCAGGGCTTGCCGGCGAGTTTCGTGATGAGGTGAAAGCCAAAATCCCAACGCTTAATGGCAGGCGTAAGTTTTGGGAGCGCGCCTTTGAGGGCAAGGTCAGCGAGCTTGTGTTTGCAGGCGATGAAAAAAAAGCCGCCAACATGCTCAAAGCTGCGCTTGATGATCCTAAGCCGCAAGAGATGACCCAAAATACCGGCGAGGTTTATATCGTTGGCGCAGGTCCCGGTGACCCAGAGCTATTGACCTTTAAAGCATTGCGACTGATGCAGCAAGCCGACATTGTTTTTTATGATGCCCTTGTCTCCCCTGAAGTGCTTGACCTTTGCCGCCGCGATGCTGACAAAGTTTATGTGGGTAAGAAGCGCAGCAATCATGCGGTGGCGCAACTGGGAATCAATGAGCTGTTGATTCAGCACGCCCAAAACGGTCGACGCGTGGTGCGCCTCAAAGGCGGTGACCCGTTCATCTTTGGTCGTGGCGGTGAGGAAATCGAAGCTCTGCGCGCTCATAATATCCCCTATCAAGTCGTCCCAGGCATCACCGCGGCAAACGCGGCAGCAAGCTACGCCGGAATCCCACTGACCCACCGCGACCACGCGCAATCGGTGCGCTTTGTGACCGGCTATCTGAAAGCTGGCGAGCCCAACGGCAACTTTGAGAGTCTGTTAAATACCGATGAAACGGTGGTTTTTTATATGGGACTGCACTCGCTTGAGCGGTTAACGACAGGGTTAATAGATGCCGGTCGCGCCGCTCATACGCCAATAGCGATTGTCTCAAACGCCAGTCAGCCCAATCAGCAGGTGCTGACAGGAACGCTTGACAATATCGTCCAAAAACAAGCCGAAGCTTGCCTGCCAACGCCGGCGCTACTTATTATGGGTGACGTTGTCGCCTTGCATCATGACTTGGCGTGGTACAACCAAAGCGGCGCGGCGGATGATAGCGGCAACTGGCTTCGCGGTGGTCGCGCAAATGTTGATGCCAGTCGCAAAAAAGACACGCAGGCGCATGCCCTTGCGATGATTGCCAATCAAAGCGCGCAGGAGGATATTGAATCCTTAGTTATTGGCTAA